ttaatacccatgtaaaagagttgtcacacgtcgaaacccgctttaaCGAGAGAACGAGGTGCGACAGCAGCATCCGCTTACAACCTTGATcccatctacgacaaataaccttatatgctcttcctgctaggacggaggcagttgcttccgactctgtcatcataggtattgttccggtctgtcatagagatgcatcaatcttatttgatccaggctccacttgttcttatgtgtcattttattttgctccgtatttgggtgtatcccgtgattctttaagttctcctgtctatgtgtctacacctgtgggagattctattattgttgaccatgtgtatcggtcgtgtttggtttttcttagtggttttgagactagagacgatttattattgctcagtatggtagactttgatattattttgggcatggattggttgtcgccctatcatgctatccttgattgtcatgccaagacggtgacgttgtctatgccaggtctaccgcggttagagtggagaggtactttagattatatTCCTATTAGGGTTacttcatttctaaaggctcagcggatggttgagaaggggtgtgatgtgtacctggcatatgtgagagatgtcagtgttgatactcctatgtCGAGtaagttccggtagtgagggattatccagatgtattcccagcggatcttccaggcatgccgcccgacatagatatcgactttggtattgatttgttgccgggcacccagcccattaCTAATCCACCCTATTGTATGGCCCCGGcaaagttgaaggagttaaaggaacagttgcaggagttgcttgataagaaggggtgttcataaaaacctgaaaaaccgaaccaaaccaaaaaccgaaccaaaccgactaaaaCAATTGATACTTTTTCGGTTTgctttggttttggttttgaattttaaaaaccgaccaaatatggattggttttggttttaataaaaaaataatcaaaaaaacGAACCAAACCGAATATAGAAAtagttatttaaaatttattattatacatatctatatgtatatttttatactaagtttctaaaattttatgttaCATTTTAATAGTTTAcacttttagtctagttctttggtATTATAATAATCCagttctttgcctttacattctagtttgattgataattttctttttctaagtagaagaatttatttcatgttaaaaataatctatTTTTAATTGAGTCTTAAAATTATTCATTACTATTtggttcaattatcatcaatatatcttggtaaatgatagatttctcaaagagaaATTGGTTTGAGAATGCTTGTTAAAAATATAGTAACCAGAATATGTCTTTGgtatatgtctcatatttaagaaaaaaccgaTAAATAACCGGAAAACCGACAAAAATCCAATCAATAAAAAactgacttaattggtttggtttggttccaaaattttaaaaaaccaacttacttggtttggttctTTTTTTAGGGAAAAGTCGATCGAAATCGAATCATCAACTCCCCtattgataagggcttcattcggcccagtgtgtcgccttggggtgctccagtcttatttgtaaagaagaaggatggttgtatgcgaatatgtattgattatcgccagttgaacaaggttacagtgaagaacagatatccattgccacatattaatgacctatttgatcaacttcagggtgcaagagtgttctctaagatcgacttgcattcaggctatcatcatttgaagattcgggagctagatatcccgaagactaccttCCAGACTCGGTATAATAATTACGAATTCcctgtgatgtcatttgggctgaccaacgcccccagccgcattcatgcacttgatgaacaacatATTTAAaccctatcttgactcgttcgtcattgtggttattgacgatattctgctgtactcccggagtcgggaggatcatgagcagcacctgaggaatgtgcttcagaccttgagatagaagaagttatatgtaaattttttaaagtgtgaattctggctagatttggTGGCATTTTTGGATCATGTAGTATCgaatgaggggatcaaggtagattcgaagaagattgaagcagtgcagagttggcccataccgtctttagctacggagatccgaaattttctgggtttggcggggtattaccgtctatctgtagagggtttctcgtctattgcagcacctatgaccagattaacccagaagggtgctccatttaggtggaccgaggagtatgaggagagctttcaaaagctcatgactgctttgactacaacccctagtgttggtattgcctacaggtttggggtcttatactatgtattatgatgcgtcacgcattggtctcgacgcggtgttgatgcaggattatagggtgattgcctacgcgtctagacaactgaaggtgcatgagaagaactatcttgtccacgacctcgagttagcagttattgttcatgccttgaatatttggcggcactatttgtacggcgtcccttgtgaggtctacaccaatcactagagtttacaacatctgttcaaacagaaggatcttaacttgcggaaaTGGAGGTGGTTatagttgcttaaggactatgatatcacctttatatatcatcccgaaaaggccaacaTGCTGGCTGATACCTTGAGTCGCAATgcgaagagtttgggcagcttagcatatctaccgataGTAGAGAAGCCagtagccttggatgttcaggccttggccaacaagtttgttagattggatgtttctgagccaagCCAAGTGAtggattgtgtggtttctcggtcttctctttatgaccgtatcagaaagcgccagtatgacgacccccatttgcttgtccttaagaacacagttcagcacggtgatgccaaggaggtcactattgtaGATGGCGATGTATTACAGATGCATAGtaagctatgtgtgcccaatgtagatggcttgcatgagttAATTCTCCAAGAgtctcacagttcgtggtactccatttatctaggtgccgcgaagatgtatcaggacctaaggcagcattattggtggaggaaaatgaagaaagacatagtagggTACGTAGCTCGgttcctaaattgtcagcaggtgaagtatgggcATCagtggccaggtggattgcttcaaaagctagagatcccagagtgaaaatgggagcggatcactatgtattttgttgttggactcccatggactcagaggaagttcgatgcagtttgggtgattgtggatagattgaccaagtcatctcatttcattccagtggtgactacttactcttaagagcagctggcttaggtttacattcgcgatattgttaggcttcatggtagGGAATCCATATTGAGGGCATCCATATTAAGGGCATCCATATCCGAAATACTGGGCAACTTATCATGGTAGTGAATCTCCCTTAAATGAAAGGGCACATGGGACTCATACTCTCTAGGTCTAACGGTAGGTGGAGTCTGTATATATGGAGCATGCTTATTTGCGGCATCATGCTCCTAGTTAAATCAGGTTGCTCATTCTCATTCTCATTAGCAAAGCGCGGTTCCTTATCATCGTctccctcatcagggaagggtgtttCATCTCCACACTcatcagcattgttgtcataatcactatcatcttcctgACTCTGTGAATCTGCTAGATCCTGATTAAATATATCGTCTTTGGGCAACTGAGTAAGGACATGACCATTatgttgctcgttttcactgaacaaccaataaaataatgagtttctcaaagtCAACCCAATATAATATATTAACTGTATCTCTTAACTTACAATTCATAATTGGTAGATAgcccatgatgcacattatcgaGTTGCTGATGACTCACGGATGGACCAGCATGAGCCAAACCACCAAAATTAGGTATATTCCAACTGttggttggttcataacttgtaagaTTCATATCTGGTCGGTACCCCTTTGGAAGATATAAGTGTTAGTACGAATATGATACGTAAAAAAATAATCATACTACAACAAGAAAAATTGAAATTTACCACTCGACGTGTGAATTATGTAAACTCGGGGAGCAATTgtgtcctcgctcctcattcgccaaTTCAGGAATCACGAATTATGTAAATACGGGGACAAACGTgttgttaaggtatagcgcatgaaTTTCATGCGCTATATATTCCCAGTCAGTTGTTTCAcctattttggtgttttgagtccAAAAAGCCATTATTTTGGTTATGGACTCGGCTATGTAGACCCCCTCCCCCCATTGATATTTGACAACTAACTATTGAGTTGCTTTGTTTGTCTAACCAAAGATTTGGTGCCGCATAGGATGAAGCTGTGTGAATGTACTAGTTGACAACATTTTAAATTTTAAGAAATTacactgtaatgacccggccggtcattttgagggTTGTAGCCCTgctcccctatttactacttattCTATGCTTAATTattattgtgtgacttgccggggtagttggtttggttacGGGGATATTTCGGAATTAGTTGGGACaattagtcccaaggttggaagcttaagttgaaagagttgaccggatgttgacttatgtgtaaatgactccagaatagagttttgacggttccaatagctccgtagggtgatttttgacttaggagtatgtccggatattgatttggaggttcgtaggtgattttggcttgaaatggcgaaagttggaaaattagaagtttgaagatttgagaagtttgactaagagttgactttgtggttaccgggctcgaattttggttctggaagttggaataggctcgttgtgtcatttacgacttgtgtgcaaaatttgaggtcaatcagagttggtgtGATAgatttcagcatcggttgtaaaagttggaattcattagttttcattaggcttgaattagggtgtgattcgtgtttttgttgttgtttgatgtgattttaggcctcgactaagttcgtatcgtattttaggactttttggtatatttggttgaggtcctgacaagtggggattttgactacttatttgcgcaTTTTGACTTTTGTTTTAGTTCCAAAATGCTTAAAGGAATTCCCGAAAATTGATGAAATATGAttacttgcaggagtattggaaaatgagccaaagtgatgaaattcaactcaagaggagtgattttgaacaaggacaaaaatcaaacaAAAAGGCTAAAGTGCAGACTGCAGAATtctgtttgcggccgcagaacaagaaGACAATTTGACAATGCTGCAATacaaagtgcggatcgcacaataattgtgcggccgcagaagtcaaggttcagagagttgggaattcaagacaattaagatctgcggaccgcactataattacgcggccgcagaaatcaaatgtgctgccacacccagaattgtgcggtccgcagaactcaagaagtgctgccgcagttcagaattgtgcggccgaagTAACCACTCCTATCAATAGCTGcagtaaagtgcggaccgcacacagaattgtttGGCCGCAGAACCaccgaaagggcaattttgtccgaaaatttcagctgtgtatAAATAGTCTTTTTtgacgaaattaggtcaagttttgtatATTGAAAGTACTGTAGCCGTTTTTCCTTCCTTCGttaggcaactttagcttatattggtgatttaacattagattttcatcttttaatcttgcaatatgagttttatcatcttttcttctttattttcttctttacCCAATATGAGTTGCTAGATTTTTAggtagggttgtgacccaaccctagtgtgtgaacctaatgggtatttgatttagggcatgtttatggttgggtgtttattatttagccttgccTTGCTATTTAGCCTTGCCTTGCTATtagttcaagcctatttgactttgtctctacttgagaaagagagacttagtctaggaaaggttggctaacaagaatttgggatgaaatcaagagattgatagtcccaattaaagggttgaacctagagatagtaaaacccgacttgagcattttatcaactgcTTTGTACGATGCCCATTTGGACTttagaaagccaaattgggcaaaaccactctcttaccgagaggtattgagtgggtaattgtgtgttgatagctataatacaccccgaccaacaaaaTATGCTTTAAAGCTTACAACCCGTTAggaaaacacctaggtgaaggtcataacCCTAGGTCTTTTACATTATttgaaaacaacaacaaaaacaatattATCTAGGTTTATATTTTAGAATTGCAAACCTTAGCATTATTTGAGAAGTAAAAACAAAACTAtctttgtggaagtgcaatcaaGATACTTCACGTGCTTATTCTAAATATATACCACCAATCCCCTCTCAGCTCCctatggattcgatcccgactccttgttgggtattattattgcaatcgaccatttcacaaccccgaatagaggtgtgacttggacgagatcaatttttggtgccgttgcTGGGGATCGAACCCGGGTCACCCGCTATATATTTGGCTTTGTGTGTGATATGTATTATTTTCCTTCCATATTactaatatttttggtgaaacaaCTGTAGGTGAAACAATAGCTCTCAACAACAATGATACTCttggaaacatgcctttgggggatgtggacgtggaagatgaccaagttgaaggAGTTCCTCTTGAACATCAAGCAAATAGATGAGGCCGACCGCCTTAAGACAAcgttcccgttccacccccaaatccaccaagagcggctccacatcaTGTGTTTCCGAATGAAGGGTATacaagtgccatagtcccaccccgcattagggcgggcaactttcaaatcacaaatgttatgctcacattgctagagcaacgaggattcttcaccgggtctccgaatcaaaatgcgtacaaacacttAAAAGGATTTGTTgacacttgctgggggagtaaacagacaaatGTCTCcaaggatgctttaaggttgaggctatttcctttcttaCTACGGGgcaaagccttggattggttagaaagattgccaaaccattccatccatacatgagATGAATTGGCAGAGAaattcaagttcttttctcccgggcatatggctactcttagagacgagattctaacattcaaacaagaacccaatgagcctttgcatgagatatgagataggtaccgaactatggtgaaagagtgcccgaacAATGACATTACGGAGGATATGATTCAACAAACGTTTtatagggggatcaatactaccaatcaatgcatgGTCAACTAACTTGCCGGtggaatttcatgacaacaccatatgccgaagcttgtaaaatcttagatgaaatggcggatacttcatcggcatggaaaagtagagcaaatgttcctcaaggtgatccaaatgtgattcacctacataaagaattgcatgatcatgggcaagcaattgtcgagttgaccactacaatgaatcaattagccaaagctcaacttcaacaagtttaAGGTTCTAAGTAAGTAAATGCAATGGAGGGTGTcaacatgatggtaaacaagagaaggcaaaagggtcaacagGTGCAAAACCGTGCAGAacaatatgtgcaagaagatagtgggtttgacgaagatgaatcttacaatgaacaagaggaggaagtacaatatgtgaacaacttctaagggcaaagaaacaactctcaaggaccgaatcaacaacaatggcgatctcacggtaatcaagggaattggaacaatcaaaacaaccaaggtaattggaacaatcaaaacaatcaaggaaattgaaaTAGTCAAAACAACCAAAGCAATTGGGGTGacaatagtcaaggatattggggaggcaacaaccaagggggtggaacaataatcaagggaatcgggggtcgggctttcaaagccCCCCCGATgtttcaacaaccaaacaacccgcctcctCATCCTTCCCATGGTCCCAGCTCTttcaacaatgagatggggcaaATTGATAACATGTTTAAACAAATGACggagaagaatgccgactctaatgctcaactagcctctcataacacttcaattcgcaatttggaaGTCCAATTGGGAAAAATATCGCAAGCTTTGAACACTCGTCTtaaggggcactaccaagtgacacggtggtgaacccaaagggtggaaaaaATACGGTACATGCCATGGTCGTGACTACAAGGAGTGAAAAAGGTggggatgcaaccacctcaagtcaaagaaaaattgtggatgatgaactagtgattcaagaagatgagattccaaacaATTTGGTGCAAGCcaatgatgaagtaagaattgatattgatgaaaatgtggaggagactcaagagtAAGTGAAtccgtctagggagcacattgtagacataccggaactggtagtgccaaaggctaaggcaccaatgccaaggcctcctcctccataccctcaaaggcttgctaagcaaaatggcgagaaccaattcaaaaggTTCATTAACATGATGAAAAGcctatctattaatgtgccattggttgagtcTTTAgagcaaatgcccggttatgcaaagttcatgaaggatttggtgacaaagaagaggtcgatgaattgtgagactataaagatgacacatcaattgagtgcaattgtgcactcaatggctcctaaattagaagatcccggtgctttcacaatctctTGTACTATTGGAAGTGCCGACTTTGCAAAATCTCTTTGTGTTCTTggggaaagtatcaatttgatgccctactcAGTTTtaaagactttgggaattgggaaaccaagacccacatctatgaggttacaaatgtcggatcgtactatgaagagaccattgggtattattgatgatgcgttggttcgtgttgataaattcatcctcccggcggactttgtgattcttgactgtaaagtagactatgaggtgcctattattctaggacgacctttccttgctacggggaaggctcttctTGATGTGGAAGTCGGTGAGCTCACTTTCTGgatgggtgatgaaaaggtgattttccatgtgtgcaaatctatgagtcAACCTAATAGCaaatgaagtttgttcgtttgtggacttggtggccgatgtgattattgatgatactagtgccatgatgaatgtggacgatactttggaggccgttttgctcaaccttgatgatgatgagaaggatggctatgtggaatATGTGAATGCATTATAAGGAATGGGGTCCtatacttatgaaccccgcaaattgtctttggatcttgaaaatcggaagactcctccaacaaagccctcaatcgaggagcctcccgaGTTAaatccattgcctccacatctcaggtatgaattccttggcccttgttctactttaccggttattatttcctcttgtttaactaacgtgcaggtagactccacatTGGCTGTGctacaaaagagaaagaaagctATCAGATGAACATTGGCGGATATTTGAGGTATAAGCcttgccttttgcatgcacaaaattattttgtaagaggatgccaaaccctccgttgaacatcaaagaagactaaataaagcaatgcaagaggtggtaaaaaaggagatcataaagtggtt
This region of Nicotiana tomentosiformis chromosome 4, ASM39032v3, whole genome shotgun sequence genomic DNA includes:
- the LOC138910285 gene encoding uncharacterized protein yields the protein MLADTLSRNAKSLGSLAYLPIVEKPVALDVQALANKFVRLDVSEPSQVMDCVVSRSSLYDRIRKRQYDDPHLLVLKNTVQHGDAKEVTIVDGDVLQMHSKLCVPNVDGLHELILQESHSSWYSIYLGAAKMYQDLRQHYWWRKMKKDIVGYVARFLNCQQVKYGHQWPGGLLQKLEIPE